The segment TCATCATCTATTTTAACATTCACAATGGGTTTAGACTACAACTCATCACACCAGGTAAAGTTGACACATAGATAAGAAAGCTTAAACTCTTGTTCGAGACATGAACAATGAGAGATACGACAGAACACACAGAGGACGAGAGGAAATTTTGTAAGCAAAGTATGATCGTCATACAGTAATGTCATAACTGTGGATACGGATCTAAAGAATACAATCAAGCATATAAAGGGGGGTAAAACAGAAAATACTGACCTTCCTATAACTGTTGATATCATTTGGTGTAGACTTATCGACCCTGACCCGCATGCTGACCCAAACTTGCTCTTCCTGATCCCATGAGCACTCTACAATCTTCCCAGAGTACTCGGCAGGGTCTGAATCATTTGTGCAGTTTTAGTATTAGCAGTTAGTAGTTCTCAGAAATAATTAAgttatgattaatatatatatatatataaccgaaTATAACACTATACACCTCTAAAAACAACATTATTTCCATCCAAAAGCTTCTTCTTCCCTCTTTCAAACACGGAGAGCATTCCCCGGCCACTGTCATCCTGCTCGTATAGAAAGTCAACGGAGTTCATTTCTGGATACTTCCACTTCAGTAGACCTTCATGTGTACGGGGCAACATAAAGGTCATCCCAGCCCTGTTAACAGAAAAACAGATTTCAGATATTTATTAAGAAGCTGAACCAGAGCTATTTGACTTTAGTCCTAAAGTTTTAACATCCGAGATTCTCTTTCGGTTCCATGGTTACCTGAAATATCAGGCCGTCGGCTTCATGTGAGAGTGATGGAATGAAACCCTTCAAAACCTTCTCAACCGCAGAAAGCAACCAAAAATCATTTCTCCGTACCTAGGCAATAAAATAAGTACAAGTTCCATGAACAGTTTATACGAGAGAAAAGAAATTGTAAGAATGGGAAATGGCATGAGAAAGAATAATGTAACTCCTAGTACGCACCCTAAAAGGCTCAAGATCATATCTGATATGACTTCTTACCTTCTCATGATTTCGAGGATCTATCACCTCTTTTTCGACCATCTTCCatcgtaaaaaaaaagagagaaaaatgctaataatttgttaaaaaaaagagagaaaaatgcTAAAAATTTACACATTTTTCATGAGGATTGAAATTTACAAAGGATGTAATGTTgttgagaaaataaaacaaaatactgtaacaaaaaaataattgttggcaaaaaaaactttaataatTTGGGCAACCTCGTTTattgtctttttccttttttttgtctaattaaaatagaaacatgagTAAATAGGGGCGAAAAAAGTTTGGAAatgttaatttatcaaaatatcaCGCAACGGCATACGAACACGGATGGAGAGCTCAGATCTTCAAGAACTTTTCGAATTTAAATAAGACAAAAATGGAGAAAATCACAACAAAAAAGGACTCCGTTGCCGGATCTCGAACCCGGGTCTCTCGGGTGAGAGCCGAGTATCCTGACCAGCTAGACTACAACGGATTTTGATTGTCCATTGTTTAAACTATTTATACCCGTTAAATATTCACATTGAAGGGACTGATGATTGCCAATGAAAATATCCTGAACATCTAACTCAAGTAACacagaaaagaaagaagtaaCAACTTGATCAGTAATGCAAAATCTCAAACTGAAAAAGTTTGATTGCAGAGTTGGTAACAGTTGCAgaataacaattaaaaaaggCCATTTTGCTTTAAAGGATTTTTTCAGATTTTGGCATCTTAAAAGTTGATGGAGCTGCTTCTTTTAGCTTCATCTTTGAGAGAAAGTTCGAGAGACCATTTGTTAATGCAGAGGTTGTTATCAAAGAAGCTCTCAACAAACTGATAGCCTGAAACACAAGTTTAAGTCAAAATTCTCTTCActaaccagaaaaaaaaagagtaaaaaaaaaagaagtgaagaGAAGTATCATACTTGAGCTTTGCCAATGCTAATCACTTGCTCCTCAATATCACTAATATTCATCTGCAACTTGCTTAGCAATGAGATTGTTGAAGAGGAGTTCATAGCAGTGACAACTAGATCATCTGACACTATGAAGTTAGTCTCTCCCTTGACAAGTCCAATACTGGCAGAATCTGAAGTCAACACTGGAGTTAACTTTGCAACTCTTTCACCGTCTGCAAGAACACTCTTCTTGATGTTCTTGGAGAGCTTGCTACTGTTATAACTGCGACGAGAGACCAAGCACTCATACTCTGGCGTTTCTTGTATGACAAGATCAAGAAGCTGCGTAAGACAACTGTAGTAATAAGGAAGCATGGCTTCTCTTCTCTGTTCAAAGCTCAGCTCTTTGACGCTTCTGCATAGATTCCCAACGCATCCCATGTTCAAGTGATCAACAGAGAGTTCCCAAGCAAACTCAAGTGGTATAACAAGAAAAGTGAAAAGAAAATCAACAAACTCTTCTCTGCATTCAGCATAGAGAATCACCTTGTCTGACTTTCTAACATAAACTTTCAAAGTCACAACTTCGTTGGCTTCTCCTGCAACTCTACATTCTTGCACAAGTGGTGTCAACACTTTAGGCTTAATTGCCATACAATGTTTCCTCAGGAATGTGTCTGTTAATGGAGCATCCGAAGTGAATAAACACCCTAGAAGTGTCAGAACCTACATGTAAAAAACAACCAGTAAAAGATCCAAGAACATTTGTCTAAAAGATGAAATGGCAATGAAAGATCACAAAGTACCTTTTCAAGACCAATATCAATAACCATTTCTTGAAGTTTATCAAAACCAGAATAACCAAGATCATTGAGAACATTCAGTACAAGTCCCATAGAGTTCACTGCCACTTTCATATCATCTGTGATGATAAAAGACGTTCTGCAGCTTAGAAACACTCCATCCACTTTATCTTGCTCTTCATCTTCAACAACTACATCTTGAACTACTTATATTGCTGTAGACCTTACAGCAAGACTCAACAGACACAAAATTTGGACAGACAAAGAACTTGGTCGCCTCAGTGTCATCTACTTTCAGCTTTAGCTTCCTGCAATGACTCTCCTTCATACTCCTTGGATATATCAACAGGTTTTTACTAGCTGGAGTCTTGAAATTACCGATGTCCATGTCTGAAACACTTTTGTAAAGATTGTGAAAGCAGCCCACGGTTGAAGAAGACTGAGGATTCTGAGGCTTCTCCAGCAACCTGATGATGGTTCCCATAGGAAGAGTCAAGAGACTGCAGAGTACATCTGCAAAATCTTTACAACTCTCAGCCAAAACAACTCTGTTCTGCTCCTCATCAATGAGAAGTTTTAGGCTAAACTTTGGTTTCACAGCCATCAGAAAGATCAAAAAGAAgatgcaaaaagaaaagaatcctAGGATCTAGTTTACAAGTTAGGCCAAATCATGTATTGGATCCAGCTTTTAAGTCATTAAGCAGTTGGTATTATGATAGTATCTACAAAAAATACCCTAATGTCATCTATTTTACTTTACAGTACATCCTACTGGCTACTACTGAGGAATCATCATAggattttaacttttaagttatTTAACCATGATTTTTGCTcaaaatttgggtttaaggATTAAGTCTATAGATATAGAATGGttatcaaaactcaaaaagaaaatgaattatAAGTTCCTAACAGAAGCTTCcatttgttttcaaattcattTCTAAGTTCCTACTCAAGAAATGAGCATACGGCTGGTTAATGTTTTGTTTAAGAAGAAAACATATGAGCAATTAGTGTATTTGATTCAAGAATAATTTATGTCATGTTACAAAGAATAAGTAATCTGCAGCTGACAAAAACTCTTAtctaaatcattttaaatctgGTATCCTGCTTGCACTTCTTCTAGAACCTGAACATGTTTGGTCATTCATATCCACATCTTCTCTTGGAGGAGTTAAAATTTCTGTAACTGCGACACAAATCATTCTTAAAGAAAAAGGGACACACAAAGAATTTTGAGGGCTCTGTATCACCCATGTTCAGCTCAAGCCTTTTGCAATGGATCTCCTTCCTACTCTTTGAAGACATCAGAATAATTTTGTAAGCTTCAGTTCAAAATTAACAATGCCCAATTGAGGGTGCCAAAAGGCTGTATTAATTTCTAGCTAAATGATAATGAGATGAGGTTTAATCCCATGAAATGTTGTGAGTAGGctgattatatttaatttgtcaTCCAAAGGATTGACAAGTTTAGGAGACCATTGATCTTAAATAAGCAAAACAAAGTCCATACATAAggacatctccaaccccactctatTTTCTACACTAAACTCTACTATAGAGTAAAATCttctccaaccccactctatATCACATTCTAAAATAGTGCAACTCTATttcttactctatatttggagtaactctatttcttactctattatagagtgaaacttttttatttatactttagtccttttatttatcaatttttttttattttgtaactatttatttagtttaataatgCTAACAACACATAATTAtgtataaaacaatatattatatatatatatataaacatttaaaattattattattagccaAAGAAAACAAgcactaaaattaaaaataattttataagataaaaaaaactcatttcacAATCTGAAATTCGTTAATGATCATTTGTGAAAAAGATACATTAATGGGGATGTTTAAGTTAAGATGTATTATGTTGTTAGTATActgtaatataattattaatataatatgtttgatatagatatataatttatggaaaataaaatgtaagggatcaatttgtaaattttgtaaGTAAAAGCTATtactaataaaattagaaaataatatatttaagaatattctCTTTTAGTGtcaaatatagagtaaaccaTTGGAGTGAAactttactctattttagagtaacactattttagagtgaaatctactctaaaatagtgtaaaccattggagatggtctaagacACCATTAAAAGAGTTTAGAAAACAGCTgaataaaaggaaaaacaaatgcTAATTGAAGGCTTGAAACATAGTCTAAAAACCATAACAAAGATATGCAGTTCCTTTTGATTTTCTTCAGAGAGTTATGGGTTGTTCAGCAAGGTTGAAAATCTACCAATGACCTGTAAGAACAACCaggtttagaaaattaaaacgATTAATAAAGAGGCAAAgagatatataaattaaaaaaaaattgaaagctGATAATAGAATAAACTTCTGTTTGACAAAAGCAAACCACCtgtttcttagatttttttgcAACCATGCCTGATAGACCATTGGTTAATGCAGAACGGGAGACTAAGGAAGCTCTAAGAATGCTGATGAGCTGCAATGAAAAAAACATTCCAGAGGTATATACAGTTTATACTAAGGCACAAGGATCATACCAAagtacaccaaaaaaaaaactaaaaagcaaTAATATTACAAGCATACCTCTGCTTTAGAAATGTTGATTTCCTGCTCCTCAAGATCACTTATGTTGTTGATGTGACTCCTCATAAACAAGCCAATGGTTGAAGATGAACTCATAGGTGTTATAACCAGATCATCCGACACAATAAACCTCATATCTCTCTTCACATACCCAAAATCACATTTTGAGTGAGTCTGAGACTCAATTTTTGGGTCCACTGGTATCACGCTTGCAATAATGACTTGGCTATTCTTAAGGTTTTTAACATTTCTTACAAAACTCAGAACCGGAGACGAATCACAGAATGTATATGGATATGAATATACCACTGTTGGCTGAGGAGGAATGTCAAGAATTTGTTTACTGCAGGTATAGTAATAAGGTATCTCCAAGGGAGTGGAAGCTGAAGCTTCTCTACACTCACTTCTGCACAAATTTCCAACGAATCCCAAAACTGACCCATCAGTCAATGACCATGCCAACTCAAGAGGGAGAGCAAGAAGACCAAGAAGAGAATCAACAAAGTCTTCACTGCACTCTGCATAAAGAATCTTCTTGTC is part of the Raphanus sativus cultivar WK10039 chromosome 5, ASM80110v3, whole genome shotgun sequence genome and harbors:
- the LOC108860663 gene encoding mRNA-capping enzyme subunit alpha-like, which codes for MTFMLPRTHEGLLKWKYPEMNSVDFLYEQDDSGRGMLSVFERGKKKLLDGNNVVFRDPAEYSGKIVECSWDQEEQVWVSMRVRVDKSTPNDINSYRKMMRSIKDNITEEVLLQEIREIIRLPMYADRIQMDSKAARRR